The nucleotide window aactactacttaatcattgattatcactGGTTTTAATTtgaggtttattattaatttaaattgtgaagaacaaaattcatgaattatttttaaaaactgtttttaaattaactagTTGTTCAAAACGATCGTCTTACATGGCATTCCTCCTAGGGCTATTTCATAACCCTGCAAGTGAAATTAGACGTTCAAAATATCGctgaattatttttgagcattgtttttgtttatttatagcaaacgaaggatctttttcataattatcgtccgagctcattttcacaaacaaaaatattttttataaaattttacaaaaaatttgttgttaaaatatttgactttattttcacaaataaaattattcaaagaaaatttctatgaataaaaaagtattctaaaattttttgttgaatatttaaatatttttcttttttttggagaaataaaattattcaaagaaaattgctttgaataaaatctatcaacaaattttcgaataagtaaaacaatattttattcataactagttgaataaactaaattaatatttaattttgactataaaaatataatttgaaaataattacatgttttcatattgataagaatattttaaaatctattcattatataataaataaaatacaacttattgttactaaaatacaaatactattagtataattttataaatgtttattgaaaacttttaagtctaatttatttaatattgtattctattgaaatcaaataatatttaatgctttatattctaaatagatatatattaattagtatcctattttgaataatatagaatgatttcaatataaatttatctttttaaatataactaaaatgccaaaataattaagtttttggaaatattttgaataaaaatattcacaatttacagctatgATGACAATGTCTTATAATTTCCACAAATACTAGCAAGTAAAATTTCTAAATGTGTATCGCGGCACCGCAAAAACGGGTACGGCCCAAAAGAACTCTTGTTTATTTCATCGCAGCTTTTTCGTCACTATGTATAGAAATACAAATCATACATACgcaaacaaaatacatacatacatatgtatgaatgtagtttacgcaataatttatttatttttcgtttttaaacttGTTAAACTAAAATTGTTGTTGGTCAAACTTTGGCTTCTTAAAGTACATACAAAATAGTTTAGATTTTAATattctatttattaaaaaattttaaaattaaataacaaaaatacactCATGTATACGCACATACATACAGTTGTGTTCATAAAAATAGGAGCGAACCTATTAAAAAACAAGAgattaatttttaactaaaaacaacATGATTTATGCCATTTGTGTAATGTAATGTTGatttaattctaaattatttaaataattcattaattaaataaagattttaagaagaaaataaCGGGAAGTTAaacaatatcttaaaaattgctgtTCAAAATAATAGGAGCATTTCAGTATTGATTAATATTTActactagcttgacccggtgcgcttcgctacccctgtcgtagtaaaataaaaaatatatagcctattgacgcttcccagtaaggttcagccgtttaggcgtgatgctcaaacaaataaacaaaccaacaaacaaacttacaaagacatttatatatttacctatatagattaaaaaagttgaaaaagctTATGAATATAATCAGAAACTTTAAATGCGATCAGTATTTGGTAGAATatcctttattttttattactgcAGCACATCTGCGAGGCATAGAGTCGATTAAATCCTGACATCGCTTTAGGTGAATTTGATTCCACCCATCTTGCACCCCTCATAGATGTTCTTTGGGATTCAAGTCTGGGGACTGAGCAGGCCATGACATAACCTAGACGATGTTGACCCAAGACCACTCCTTTACCAATTTGCTCGTGTATTTCGGGTCGTTGTCTTGATGGAAGACCCGTTTAAGTGGCATATTTCACTCTACATATGGCAGCATAACTCTATCCAATATTTCCACGTACATTTTTGGGTCCATACTGCCTTTTATTTCGTGTATTGTACCAATACCGTTGTAtaaaaagcatccccatatctATGCTTTCACGCCACCGTGTTTAACTGCCTTTCTTGTGTACTGGACTTCATTTTCTGTGTTCGGTGGACGTCGAACGTACTGCCTAGATCCAGTTCCaccaaataatacaattttgctTTCGTCAGTCCACTAAATATTTCTCCATTATTCCTTAGACCAATTGAAGTGTTAGTGGGGGTTTTTAAATCTTGCCGCTgtcgagtcgtgaaatattaggacattatgacaatatgacatgataagagaccttgtgaattggccaaatgttacaaaattttcGCATATGGTTTTCATATTTACTTATTATTTCACACACGATATATTCACTTAATCactttaatttattgttaatcaCAATTGCTCCTATTTTTTTGATTCATGCACTTCATggacaaataaagaaataactAGAAAAAATCACAGAAATAAAAGCTatcacaataatttatttttattttggttttttttaacaaccgtTAGCTTTTTTACATGGTTTTAATGTTGACAGACTAACAAAATAACCTTATTAAGTTATGGGCAACTTTTGCCCCTATTATTTTGAACACAactgtatgtacgtatgtatgtatttatgtatacaaaatatatttaagtaacaGACATTTTATGTTTGTAGATAGTAGAAGAGGAAAATGGAATGAATATAAACATATAAGAGCTTATCTTATCAACTACTTTATCTATCTGGTGATTTTTATACAATGGTGGTTATAAtgtttgtatacatacatatgtatatagtcgTTGTATACTTAGTGTAGTAGTACTGCTAATATTGCCATAGAGTTCCCAATCATTTCTAAGGCATCTGTTAAACTGTCAAATTTTTTCCTCCTTTGGCCCATTAGcattttcatttctaaaaatgtCACATTGAAACAGgaaattaatgttaaattttatatgccCTTGACCAACGTATACTTTAATATGAAGATTGAGAACAATTTTGGCCAACCAATGTTTTGGTCAGCAaatttttaccaacatttttgtcATGGCGTTATATGTATTTgtacgtcgcacagtggcgtccgtagaacaagtgaggttgcaaaaatcaaaaattccatgtgcccctaaaaaatacTGAATGAAATAGTAACAGTAAATTGtgcaacgatttcaaatatgctactcttaaTACAATcagaccatttttaggtaatttggtccgctttctgATACAATATGTCGAttgattctattgatagatctatttattaagaaaagaataaacaaaaattgtactgtttgctttgtatttgtccaggtaaatcgatatttaccaactatacattttttcaatatttctcaacattgatggaaaataaaataaaactatcaatttctatatttgcatattttcaaaataagtcctttgattattcctttacctatgtaaaaaattttgaaaaaagacattgTTCCAAAAGTGACATATAACCgtgaaaaaccaaccaaaatacttttttccaaaaatttttttttaatcttttctggaataattataaatcataaaaaagaaacataaaaaatcaaacattttaaaaaatattttattttacttcccataaaattgatttttccacaaatttcaactttgcgaacccataagtaggcacctgaaaGGAGTAGAAACactttcaaacactcatttcataggctgattATCTTTCAtattccttttaaattttttgattatctcatttgcttcaaaagttatgatttttgaacgaaaaaactcaaatggcgccactgtgcgtaGTTGGAAAGGTCtgtgaaatgtctatcattaaatatccatattgtctatgcttATACCTCAGCCATAATAGCAATCAtttcggaaaattgatttcaacatactgaCGGATatggctatctataacgatccagaatataattacaaacgaaatgacaaacttacatatacccTGGGTATAACAAGCTGTATCTGAGGTattaacgaaattattttttttatttgaaaggaTCATGTACGCATAGATCCGGCTAAATTACATTAATGGCCTAGTCTATTTTGACTTTGAGGGCATTGGTCGATTGCGGCTTATTGGCAGAATGACTGTATGAATTCAGAAAACCCCAAAAGAAAAGGTCTAGCTGGGTCAAATCGTACTTTTACGTCACCCATACCCAGAGATAATCATACCCTCAAATCGTTCATGCATGAATGGTTATTGTGGCGTTCATTCGACGAGGAGATGTCAGGAGTCTATGACAAGATCGAGTGCTATTATCTCTATGATACTGTCATGATCCCACAGTTTGTAGTTTCAGTCTTCAGTTATGTTGTCAATTCACCTTAGGCAGCCTAAAGAATGGAAATCTGTGTCAACACAAGTTCCGTTTGGCTTGGGTTTATACACAGTTAACTTCCAACACTCCAGTCATTTGACATCCTGAGCACTTTTTCCAATCGAGAGGAGATAGCTACTCTCAACGATCTTATATGTTAGCAGTTCCGAAATGGCCCTTTAGAgagagaaatattattatagaaTAACGGTAGCCAACATTGATTGAAAGCCTAGGTTCACTTCTATATAAtttgcatatacatacatacattcgaAAACTGAATATGTTTGCCAATTGTGTAACCGTTTGGGAAACACTGCTAGACAAAACTTtcctaaaaacaaaacatttagttCTTTGGTAGCCTGACTGGCTGTTTACATGGCCTTTTGCATGTGTCGTGGTTCAGTGTTCGgtatttctgttaaaatttttaaacgaaaaaatgcgtaaataaattatgtattttcgTTGCTGCTgttttcattttagtttttctttaaaattcaaactataGTATATTGACTGACTGCAAAAGATTTGTTGTCTATATATGAATGTACGTATGTATGCACAttgattgtttttctttttctttaagtaaaacaaaaacttagCATTCGTTTTTTGCCGTTAAATAAaggtaaaataaacaaataaataaaaaataaaactaaactaagAAATCGCCTGGCTAAAACAAAATGTTCTAATTGTTTTAGTTCAGTTGACAATCTGACTTATAGTTGCTATAATATACCAAACCAACCCAACTAATTTTTGGTTATAGACgccaaacagcaacaacaaaaaataaaaattagaagaaaaaaaaataataagaatagaatgaaaataaagaaaatgtatattgtttaaaaataagataaataaaattgtgtattagttttcttaaaatactaaaaacgtatgtacatacctatataaaaaataaataaatatttatagcataaaattttacatagatacAACTTCATGTGTGAATGTGTTGTTCGCCTATGTATTAGTGCataatattatgtattatttataggaatttttgttattttcgatatttttttgttatataaacaACCTggtgttattttattaaaataattaaaaaacaaaaataataataattaattgattaaaaaattataaacaatttgtaatTAAAGTGGAGGCTCAAGTAGTGAATGGAATTCTATATgtaatcattattttaaaatatcaaaaaaaaaatatatatttaatttcggTTATCTAAGAGATCTgagaaaaaataagaattttgtttaGCTTATCGAACGCCGGCAAAgcaaaactatattttaagtaaatacaaacattttaaaggggATGTGATGAagtgacaaaacaatggaaacttgtataaatattcaattaataggtcaaaataaaaatgtttctggGATAAAGACCAGGGGTTAGTTTAacttaaaagttaaaaactaGCGGGTCAATTAATAATTAGATTAGTTAATCTCAAAATAAGTCTAATCTAACTAACGTTAATCCACTTTGATGTTTTTGGCCTCCAGTTTAAACTTAATAGTATTGCCATACACAACATCAGATAATATCACATTTTGTTATTGAAACAGTgagtaatttatgaaaaatatttaatgaaatttattaatctTAAAATAATACAAAGTTCAATacgatttttactttaaaaacttAGATTTTTCTATGTTATGTCCTATTCAAACTCCAAATATTTGAAAGCACGTgttgtgttaatttaaatttatttgttcttttaacataaaatgaaattttctcAAACGTCAAATGTGTGATAAGATAAATTGTAGGTCATGCAAATAATCTATACAAACACAATAAAACCACGCACTCGCATACATCTATACAtgagtaaacatttttaaaagggattcaaattttaaacaacaaaattgaattatgtacatatgttacattattgtaactttttttaataaaatgtttttgaaaatgtaaataaaacgaagcaaaacaaacaaattattgttaCCGAAAAAGTAAGAGAGCAATAGTAACGAAAAAGGAAGCTACCAAATATatagaaagagagagagataCGTTAGTTACATAGTTTAgtaaaataacttacatacatctccttttttactttaattatgactcatgatttttttttttaatatttcttttttagaaTGTCGCCAGACAATCCTACACAAATATTGACGACTCATGATTTGAGCCAATTACGTACCTTACAACAAACTGTGACAACAGCTACCGTAGTGGCAGCTGCCTCAAATGGTCTAAGACATCTTACGGCTGGAACACAACAGCAACATCCACATCAACATCATCACCAGCAACACCAACACCAACAACATTTGACAAATACTTTAAACATAACATCTTCAGCACCAGCAACAGCAGCCACAATATCGTCTCATACTACGAacgcaaataattttaataatcttTTGGCAGCCGCCACaaaggcaacatttttaaattcgtcTACAGCAACACCAGCGTCTTTTAATGCAACAACCATGCCAGCCACTTCTAAATATGTGCTATTACAACAAAACCGTAATGGTCAGTTTACAGCATACGATGGGACCACAACATCCATTACAACTAGCAACggcaatagcaacaacaatggTGCATCTCAGACAACGGGCAATATTGTACTGCTGGCAACAGAGCCTTTAGATGCCACCACAACTAACAATGATCATCACCATTCTCCACACCAGCACCAACAccaccagcagcagcagcatcatcacCAGCAACAGCATGTCATTACGACATCAACTACAAATAACAATGACGAGGAGTTACGTTCTCTGACCTGGCTGAATAATTCCAATTTGATTAAAGAAATCGTAACGACAACAACTCCCACCACAAACAACAGCGGCACCAGTAATAGTAGCCACCAAAATAACAACAGCACCACCCCTCAGAAACGTCCACTATTAAATAATACCAATATTTGCATTGTCAATGCTGCAAATGCACACGATTTAATTGAGGAGTTACCTCATCATGTAGCCGGCGAAGAGCAAGTCATCTCGACGAATGTAACAGGTGGCTGCACCACTGAATTACCGGCTGAAACTCAAATAACCACTTTAAGTGCCagtgattttcaacagcaatTTAAACGTTTTAATGCCGTCGATTTGAAGGATACGAAAATCTATGGTAACATTGCGGCCTTGGGTGGTGCTACGACCACGGTACATGTGGGTCCCAGCGGTACCACAACTGTGGTAGAATATAAGGCGGGCACGAATTTTATGCCCACACGACAACTTTTAACTAACTCGAATGGTGGGGGCGCTCACATTACCACCGCCACCAATTTAAGCAATAGTCATTCtaatcacaacaacaacaattcttCCTTTGTGCCTTCTTCATCATCATGTGGTTCTACATCAGGTGGCAATAATGCTACTACAACGACGGTAGTTGTAGCTACCAATCACAGTGGGTCCAAACAGTTGACGCTGCCCAGTACTACTTCAATCGTTACCAATGGCAATAGTGTTGTTAATGGCAGCAACATAGCAACGTCGATTACAACAAGCAGCAGCAGTAACAATGTTACTACTAACACAATTTATCAAGGTCATAAAATACAGTCACAGCAGCAAAGTAGCATTGTTGTTAATTCTACACCCGTTTCAAGTAGTggcagtagcagcagcagcaccaCCCATCATCCtcataaaaaatacttaagaGAGAAAATGAATGTTTTGGATCAAGGTGGTGGTGGCGCTATTGGTGGTGGCTCTACCACTTTATCGTTGAATAACTACAATAACAATTCAACTACATCTGCCTTGTCAACGTCAACTTCTCAAATTGCTTCGTCAATTGCTATGGCCACAGCTGTGGGATCCACCATTACTGTAGTGTCTTCACCTGCCTCATCAAACACTTCACTCTCCTCCTCTCTATCGACGGCAGCTATTAATGGTGGCAATAGTCCACCTTTAAGTAAGACATCTTACTTTACTCTAAGTGGTTCTTCGACGCCTATAGCTCTAAATTATAGCAGCTCGAACTCATCAACCACAGCTCCTTTTATAGCGGTTTCGTCAACTAACTCCTCATCATCAGCTGCTTCGCCCACAACACTGACAACAAGTGGCATACCGCCTGGTTATACCTTAGTTAGTCATCCAGCTTTGCCACTCGTTACGAATTCCCCCGCAGCTACACACCAACAccagcaacatcatcatcaaGTAGTGGTGtaagtatatatttttgaaaatcatttatttattaataaaactaatcaTATTTGTATCTCGTATTATTTAGTTCTTCACCAACTCTAATGGTTTCACCAGAAATACAAACGCAACCTCAACATACAACCAAAGAATTTTATACACTTAGTAGTACACCTCAACAATTGCAGCATCATTTACAGCAGCAGCACcaccaacagcaacagcaacaccagcagcagcagcaacagcatcaAGCAATACGCAGTCCTACCTCTTTTTCCAGTTACGATAATGATTCTcttaaagattttgaaatatccAATAGTAATTCAAACATTTCAAACCAAAGAATTAATAATTCTACACctcagcaacaacagcagcaacagcaacaggcGCCTCTAACACCAAAATCATCTTCCTCCTCATCGTTAACAATTAataccaacaacaataacaacactagcaataacaataatatgcAGAATACAccgcaaaaacaaaaacataccaATAAAGTGCCATATGATCCATTGGTGCACACACACAACAAACCACCATATAGTTTTAGGTAAGTTTTCTCTTTTGGCTGGCAAGCCAATGGTTAAGCATGTATtaagtgttttttgttttgtttttccttcTGCAGTTCCTTAATATTCATGGCCATAGAAGGATCACAAGAAAAAGCTTTGCCTGTCAAAGAAATCTATGCTTGGATAGTGCAACATTTTCCCTACTTCAAGACTGCACCCACTGGCTGGAAAAATAGTGTACGTCACAATCTATCTTTGAATAAAAGTTTTGTCAAAGTGGAGAAGGCACCGGTGAGtaaaatatcaattatttctagtgTAACAGCATATAATGTTCATTTCAATTCCACAGAATATGGGCAAAGGATCCTTGTGGCGTGTTGAACAACAACAGAGGCAAAATTTAATACAAGCCCTTAATCGTTCACCCTTCTTTCAAAATTCATCGGCTGATAAAATTAGCTTGAAGAGTCCGGGTGGTGGTTCAATGGGCTCATCGCAGGGCTATGATGTGCTAGATGGTTCCAAATCATCCAATACATCATCATCACATAT belongs to Calliphora vicina chromosome 4, idCalVici1.1, whole genome shotgun sequence and includes:
- the CHES-1-like gene encoding uncharacterized protein DDB_G0283357 isoform X1, whose translation is MDLKTKMSPDNPTQILTTHDLSQLRTLQQTVTTATVVAAASNGLRHLTAGTQQQHPHQHHHQQHQHQQHLTNTLNITSSAPATAATISSHTTNANNFNNLLAAATKATFLNSSTATPASFNATTMPATSKYVLLQQNRNGQFTAYDGTTTSITTSNGNSNNNGASQTTGNIVLLATEPLDATTTNNDHHHSPHQHQHHQQQQHHHQQQHVITTSTTNNNDEELRSLTWLNNSNLIKEIVTTTTPTTNNSGTSNSSHQNNNSTTPQKRPLLNNTNICIVNAANAHDLIEELPHHVAGEEQVISTNVTGGCTTELPAETQITTLSASDFQQQFKRFNAVDLKDTKIYGNIAALGGATTTVHVGPSGTTTVVEYKAGTNFMPTRQLLTNSNGGGAHITTATNLSNSHSNHNNNNSSFVPSSSSCGSTSGGNNATTTTVVVATNHSGSKQLTLPSTTSIVTNGNSVVNGSNIATSITTSSSSNNVTTNTIYQGHKIQSQQQSSIVVNSTPVSSSGSSSSSTTHHPHKKYLREKMNVLDQGGGGAIGGGSTTLSLNNYNNNSTTSALSTSTSQIASSIAMATAVGSTITVVSSPASSNTSLSSSLSTAAINGGNSPPLSKTSYFTLSGSSTPIALNYSSSNSSTTAPFIAVSSTNSSSSAASPTTLTTSGIPPGYTLVSHPALPLVTNSPAATHQHQQHHHQVVVSSPTLMVSPEIQTQPQHTTKEFYTLSSTPQQLQHHLQQQHHQQQQQHQQQQQQHQAIRSPTSFSSYDNDSLKDFEISNSNSNISNQRINNSTPQQQQQQQQQAPLTPKSSSSSSLTINTNNNNNTSNNNNMQNTPQKQKHTNKVPYDPLVHTHNKPPYSFSSLIFMAIEGSQEKALPVKEIYAWIVQHFPYFKTAPTGWKNSVRHNLSLNKSFVKVEKAPNMGKGSLWRVEQQQRQNLIQALNRSPFFQNSSADKISLKSPGGGSMGSSQGYDVLDGSKSSNTSSSHINSRFDPNLFPNLSKAFKDISDVVPDVPDDEYPSDYSTTKSNTNNKYNYPTNNPQNVQTNGNFHANNNGNSANNTNHPSSIMGAFSNYESIELLARDCGADSIDDVNAATAMLALKHGPKVFAETFQNGSPVITSSPSEDHTYSAGGGGSAAGSGASTPLINGNSSLVLNGNGQPSSHQGCADNQSNCASSDAAYESSEECHNITPEELEDQQRHRDGVDALLSLSLSSGIDTSSTTTNSQNSSLSSNSPIKRPPSTTVEEEHTISTLDRNSNYHHNHHHHQQQQHHLAQQPHNMSKMALLSTAAANLSYVTVNGNSNRHSSNNSSLLDEGYNTQSYFGSTNNNNTTNTNTTTATNGATHNNHHHYGGMHHALTPQKKPKTLRSLRTKIKRKAPWMR
- the CHES-1-like gene encoding uncharacterized protein DDB_G0283357 isoform X2, translating into MSPDNPTQILTTHDLSQLRTLQQTVTTATVVAAASNGLRHLTAGTQQQHPHQHHHQQHQHQQHLTNTLNITSSAPATAATISSHTTNANNFNNLLAAATKATFLNSSTATPASFNATTMPATSKYVLLQQNRNGQFTAYDGTTTSITTSNGNSNNNGASQTTGNIVLLATEPLDATTTNNDHHHSPHQHQHHQQQQHHHQQQHVITTSTTNNNDEELRSLTWLNNSNLIKEIVTTTTPTTNNSGTSNSSHQNNNSTTPQKRPLLNNTNICIVNAANAHDLIEELPHHVAGEEQVISTNVTGGCTTELPAETQITTLSASDFQQQFKRFNAVDLKDTKIYGNIAALGGATTTVHVGPSGTTTVVEYKAGTNFMPTRQLLTNSNGGGAHITTATNLSNSHSNHNNNNSSFVPSSSSCGSTSGGNNATTTTVVVATNHSGSKQLTLPSTTSIVTNGNSVVNGSNIATSITTSSSSNNVTTNTIYQGHKIQSQQQSSIVVNSTPVSSSGSSSSSTTHHPHKKYLREKMNVLDQGGGGAIGGGSTTLSLNNYNNNSTTSALSTSTSQIASSIAMATAVGSTITVVSSPASSNTSLSSSLSTAAINGGNSPPLSKTSYFTLSGSSTPIALNYSSSNSSTTAPFIAVSSTNSSSSAASPTTLTTSGIPPGYTLVSHPALPLVTNSPAATHQHQQHHHQVVVSSPTLMVSPEIQTQPQHTTKEFYTLSSTPQQLQHHLQQQHHQQQQQHQQQQQQHQAIRSPTSFSSYDNDSLKDFEISNSNSNISNQRINNSTPQQQQQQQQQAPLTPKSSSSSSLTINTNNNNNTSNNNNMQNTPQKQKHTNKVPYDPLVHTHNKPPYSFSSLIFMAIEGSQEKALPVKEIYAWIVQHFPYFKTAPTGWKNSVRHNLSLNKSFVKVEKAPNMGKGSLWRVEQQQRQNLIQALNRSPFFQNSSADKISLKSPGGGSMGSSQGYDVLDGSKSSNTSSSHINSRFDPNLFPNLSKAFKDISDVVPDVPDDEYPSDYSTTKSNTNNKYNYPTNNPQNVQTNGNFHANNNGNSANNTNHPSSIMGAFSNYESIELLARDCGADSIDDVNAATAMLALKHGPKVFAETFQNGSPVITSSPSEDHTYSAGGGGSAAGSGASTPLINGNSSLVLNGNGQPSSHQGCADNQSNCASSDAAYESSEECHNITPEELEDQQRHRDGVDALLSLSLSSGIDTSSTTTNSQNSSLSSNSPIKRPPSTTVEEEHTISTLDRNSNYHHNHHHHQQQQHHLAQQPHNMSKMALLSTAAANLSYVTVNGNSNRHSSNNSSLLDEGYNTQSYFGSTNNNNTTNTNTTTATNGATHNNHHHYGGMHHALTPQKKPKTLRSLRTKIKRKAPWMR